A region of the Stutzerimonas stutzeri genome:
CGCAGGCGCAGAAATGCCTATGTTGATTACGTCAACAATCACCAGTACCAGATCGGAGAGATTTATTTCTGACAGCCCTTATGGGCTTCAGAATCGATGATTGGGAAAGACCTGAAAAAGCCGCTCCTTCGCGAAGCCATCCTTCAACCGTTACGGTTACTGGGATGTATTTTCGTGAAAGGACAGTTTCAGACCATTCTTTAAAGTTTGATTAGGTAGACGCACCTTGGGTGCGAATACCAGTGCTACGGATAGCACTGATTTGGGCGTGGAGCCCTAGGGACAGTCTGAAAAAGACTTCCTGATTTTGGCAAAATAGCCGAACGCCACCCACCGAGTTTTCTGATGAAGCAGATGACCTTCGCCGATGCCGAGTACGCCGGCAAGCGCAAGCAGACCCGCAAAGAGCTGTTCCTGATCGAGATGGATCGGGTGGTGCCGTGGAAGGGGTTGATTGCCCTGATCGAGCCGCATTACCCCAAGGGTGAAGGTGGCCGTCCGGCGTACCCGTTGATGGCAATGCTGCGGGTTCATCTAATGCAAAACTGGTTCGGTTATAGCGATCCAGCGATGGAGGAGGCACTGTACGAGACCACCATCCTGCGGCAGTTCGCGGGGCTGAGCCTGGAGCGTATCCCCGACGAAACCACCATCCTCAACTTCCGTCGCCTGCTGGAGAAACACGAACTGGCTGCTGGCATCCTGGCCGTGATCAATGGCTACCTGGGTGACCGTGGCCTGTCGCTGCGCCAAGGCACCATCGTCGATGCCACGCTGATCAATGCGCCGAGTTCGACCAAGAACAAAGACGGCAAGCGCGACCCAGAGATGCACCAGACCAAGAAGGGCAACCAGTATTACTTTGGCATGAAGGCCCACATCGGCGTCGATGACGAATCGGGCCTGGTGCATAGCGTGGTAGGTACGGCGGCTAACGTGGCGGACGTCACCCAGGTCGACAAGTTGCTGCATGGCGAGGAAAACGTGGTCTGCGCCGATGCGGGTTATACCGGCGTCGAGAAGCGTGCCGAGCATGATGGCCGCGAAGTGATTTGGCAGGTGGCAGCACGGCGCAGCACTTACAAAAAGCTGGGCAAGAGCAGCGCGCTGTACAAAGCCAGACGCAAGATCGAGAAATCCAAGGCTCAGGTACGGGCCAAGGTTGAGCACCCGTTTCGGGTGATCAAGCGGCAGTTCGGTTATGTGAAGACGCGCTTCCGTGGCTTGGCCAAGAATACTGCGCAACTGGTGACGCTGT
Encoded here:
- a CDS encoding IS5-like element ISPst7 family transposase is translated as MKQMTFADAEYAGKRKQTRKELFLIEMDRVVPWKGLIALIEPHYPKGEGGRPAYPLMAMLRVHLMQNWFGYSDPAMEEALYETTILRQFAGLSLERIPDETTILNFRRLLEKHELAAGILAVINGYLGDRGLSLRQGTIVDATLINAPSSTKNKDGKRDPEMHQTKKGNQYYFGMKAHIGVDDESGLVHSVVGTAANVADVTQVDKLLHGEENVVCADAGYTGVEKRAEHDGREVIWQVAARRSTYKKLGKSSALYKARRKIEKSKAQVRAKVEHPFRVIKRQFGYVKTRFRGLAKNTAQLVTLFALSNLWMARRHLLTNAGEVRL